The following are encoded in a window of Pan troglodytes isolate AG18354 chromosome 4, NHGRI_mPanTro3-v2.0_pri, whole genome shotgun sequence genomic DNA:
- the LOC101058953 gene encoding LOW QUALITY PROTEIN: inorganic pyrophosphatase-like (The sequence of the model RefSeq protein was modified relative to this genomic sequence to represent the inferred CDS: inserted 1 base in 1 codon) gives MSGFSTEEHATPFSLEYRVFLKNEKGQYISPFHDIPVYADKDVFHRVVEVPRWSNAKMEVATKDPLNPIKQDVKKRKLRYVANLFPYKGYIWNYGAIPQTWEDPGHNDKHTGCCGDNDPTDVCEIGSKVCARGEIIGVKVLGILAMTEEGETDWKVIAINMDDPDAANYNDINDVKRLKPSYLEATVDWFRRYKFPDGKPENEFAFNAEFKDKDFAIDIIKSTHDHWKALVTKKTNGKGISCMNTTXESPFKCDPDAARAIVDALPPPCESACTVPTDVDTWFHHQKN, from the exons ATGAGCGGCTTCAGCACTGAGGAGCACGCCACGCCCTTCTCCCTGGAGTACCGAGTCTTCCTCAAAAATGAGAAAGGACAATATATCTCTCCATTTCACGATATTCCAGTTTATGCAGATAAGGATGTGTTCCACAGGGTAGTTGAAGTTCCACGGTGGTCTAATGCAAAAATGGAGGTTGCTACAAAGGACCCTTTAAACCCCATTAAACaagatgtgaaaaaaagaaaacttcgcTATGTTGCAAATTTGTTCCCGTATAAAGGATATATCTGGAACTATGGTGCCATCCCTCAGACTTGGGAAGACCCAGGGCACAATGATAAACATACTGGCTGTTGTGGTGACAATGACCCAACTGATGTGTGTGAAATTGGAAGCAAGGTATGTGCAAGAGGTGAAATAATTGGTGTGAAAGTTCTAGGCATACTGGCTATGACTGAGGAAGGGGAAACCGACTGGAAAGTCATTGCCATTAATATGGATGATCCTGATGCAGCCAATTATAATGATATCAATGATGTCAAACGGCTGAAACCCAGCTACTTAGAGGCTACTGTGGACTGGTTTAGAAGGTATAAGTTTCCTGATGGAAAACCAGAAAATGAGTTTGCTTTTAATGCAGAATTTAAAGATAAGGACTTTGCAATTGATATTATTAAAAGCACTCATGACCACTGGAAAGCATTAGTGACTAAGAAAACGAATGGAAAAGGAATCAGTTGCATGAACACAA GTGAGAGCCCGTTCAAGTGTGATCCTGATGCTGCCAGAGCCATTGTGGATGCTTTACCACCACCCTGTGAATCTGCCTGCACGGTACCAACAGACGTGGATACGTGGTTCCATCACCAGAAAAACTAA